TAAGTTTGTGGCTAGTGGTAGTGCAGATAAGACCATCAAGATATGGAATATTGCTTTGTGTGAAGAATCTCAGACGTTTTCTGGGTACAAGTTAGCCGTTAGTGCAGTTGCGTTTAGCCCAGATGGCAAATTGCTAGCTAGCGGTAGCGCCGACAAAACGATAAAAATTTGGGATCTCAAATCAAATGAGGAAGTTCAGACAATAACTGGGCATAATATGGGCGTTAGTGCGATCGCCTTTAGTTCTGATAATAAATTTCTTGCCAGTAGCAGTGCTGACAAAACTATCAGAATTTGGGATCTCAAATCAACTGAGGTAGTCCATACCCTAGCAGGACACAAGATGGGCGTGAATGCAGTTGCATTTAGTCCAGATGTCCAATTGTTAGCAAGTGGTAGTGCAGACAGAATAGTAAAACTATGGAAGGTAGAGTCTGGGGAAGAACTTTTGACTTTACCAACGTTCCGTTCATCGATTAATGCACTGTTTTTTAGCCCGAATGGGGAACTATTAGCAATTTCTACTGACGACAAAATGATTAGAATCTGGAATTGGAGAGCAGAGCAAGAACTTCGAGTTTTTTCGGGCTATAGTTGGCAGATTGGCTCTATAGCCATTAGTTCAAATGGACAAATGCTAGCCTGTGGTAGTGAAGATAAAATGCTAAAGATTTGGAGCATATGATCTGTATATTTACTCTAACTTTAGTTATTTGATTTTAAGTAAAATCTTAGATTTGATTTCTGACTTGGTGGTGCAATTTATGTCAGTCAAAATAAATAAACTATTAAAGTGTGTTCAAGACGTGCAAAATTTTGTTGCTACTCGCAACATCAGCATTGATCAAGCATTGAAAGAATTGGGTGAGTCACTCAAAGCTGGAAAATTGATTATGCAAATTGTCGGTCAAGATTTATCGCAGGTGCAAGCATTTCAAAAGCTTCTAGGTTTAAGTGATAAGTTGTATGATATCTATCAATTAAAAATAGCTACTTTTCCTCAAATACCAGATCCAAATGCTCCACTCCCTACTCCTAACCTAGTTCTTCAGTCTTCTTCCAATATTCAACAACCTGTGCAATATGAACTAACAGCTACTCAGACTCAAATTATCGGTCGTAATCCATCAGTAGCACAACTGCTATTACCTGATAACCTAAATTTGATTAGTGGACATCATGCTGAAATTCAACCTTTACCAGAAGGGGGTTGGCAGATTAGAGATTTAGGCAGCCGTAATGGAACTTTTATTAATGGCAACCTACAAATACTTCAGAACTGGTACACATTGAAACTTGGTGATCAAATCTGTTTAGGATCTGCTTCTCAAGGGTTAGGTAGTGCAACGTTAATATTTGAGAAACCCTCAATAGAGGATATTCATCCAAGTTATATAGATGTTCAAAGATTATTAAACTGTAATATCCTTTGTTTAATTATTCCGGATGAGCCGTTGTCAGAGACTGTTCAACGGTTTATTCAGCTAGCTAAAGATGCTCAAATTGCAAAGCTTTTTGTTGTGGTGGATAAACCGGGAAGCATTGCTGATGATGTTTTCCAAGAAACCTTTATGGAGATAGAAAATTCCATCAAGCGGCAACTTCAAGAGTTCCCCTTTGAACTCATCGCACTACTACTACAACCCTTTGTGCCTACCTCTGGAGCTACTATTATTACTCCCCATGCTCAACCTGAGTTTGAGCAGTTTTGTGATATTCTAGAAGGTTTATCAAAGGATAAAACTGAAGAAATTCTCACAAAATGGGCAACTTACAAGCTGAACCAGCAAATAAATTATAGTGAATCTATATTAATTCAACAAGATGCTGCCCTGAAAGAAAAACTGCAAAAAGATGAGGAAAAATTCAAAGAATTAACTCAAAATAATCTGAAGAAGCAAGTTGAAAAAGTATATAAAAAAGTAGATAGCGATCGCGATTTGTTTTTTAAGCAAGTAAAGACTGAATTAAATCAATCTAAGTCCGGTTTACTAGATGAGTTTAGGCAAAGTAGTCTACCTTATAAAATTCAACAATTTACAAAGCAATTGCAACCAACCGTGTCTGATCAGGGAGGCTATCGCTATATTCGTTTAAAAGTAGGATCAAATGCTACAGCCAGTAAATCTGCGAATTATGTTCACGCAACTGCAACAGAACTTTGCCATACTGAGCTAACGCGATGGGCTGCTGCGGAGTGGAATCGAATTGGTAGCGAATACGCTGGTGGAGGCTTAGATAGTTTGTTCAAAAAAAGCTATGAATCTTTGAATTTTATTCCTGATTTAATGCTACCAGATGAGGGCTTTTCTAACTCACAAACCCTGAGTATTCAGACTTTGTTAGATGTTTCTAGTGTGGAACCTACGGCTGATCTCAGATATAAGCAGGTTGGCTTTTGGGGGTATATGTTCAAAAATCTGCGGGGACAGATTATCACTATCGTTGGGACAATAACAATGCTCGGTAGTGGTTTTATTGGATCTAATGCGAAGGTAATTTTGATTCCTGCTTTAATTCCTATCACGCTAGCGATGGTTTGGTTAAGCCACAAGCAAGAAAAGGAAGCTAAGGTTGAAGAAGTAGCCGAGAAGCTTCAAAAAGAAACAGCTAACTACTATCAATCTTACGTGAAGGGATTAGTTGATAGATTGATGCAGCGGATAGGAGGACTTTTAGAGTTTGAGGAAAGACGTTTTAGAGAGACTTTGGAGAATGTCAAAGAAACCTATGCAGCACACATAATAGAGCTAGAGAAAAATCAGAATCAACTGAAATCTCAACTTGAAGATTTAAAGCGTTCTGGGCCAAACAAAGTTGAGAAAGAACTCGCCGAATTGCGAAAGCTAAAACAATCTATCTAGTACAGGACTTAGGCAACTGGCACACATATTTTCTGCGATGGCAGTACTGAGTCAATAGTCAAGGGTAAAAAGTCAAGGTTTTTGGACTTTTGACTCTTGACTTTGGACGATTTTTGTCAAAAATATATGACAATGCGCGTAAGTCCTATAGTATTAGGTAACTTCAATAAATACAGCAGATTTCAGCTTAGTGAGGTACAAAAATACCCCACCCGCCTTAGCAAGGGGAGGGTTGGGGAACTCGGGGCCCCCTCTGGGGATTAGGGGCGGGGTGTACTTCATTCACATGAAAAGTGCTGTAAATTATCCTGGTTGAAGTTGCTGAGTGATGACTGATGACTGTGAACATTGGGATATTTTTTATTTTGAAGTGCATCACTTGTTATACCAATTTGAAAAATGATTGTTACACATGTAGGTTGGGTTTCTATCCGATACCCAACCTACCTATCTACCCATTTGTCGCATTCTTTTCTGAAATTGGTATAACAACACCAGCTAGATTATTCCGAACCGCCCAAGTATTTCTTTTGCTTCCATAAAAACATCAACAGTGGTATTAAAGCCTTTATTAGTTGTATCTGTCGCTGTTTCAACCAGAGCTAAAGTGCGTGTGACATTTGAGCTTGTTTCATCAACAGTTTTGCCTACTTCATCTAAAGCATGGCTCACGTCTTGAGCTGTTGAAATCAAATTACCAATTGTTGAATTGTGTTCTGAATAGGCTTGCTCAAGGGAGGAAGTAACAGAATTTTCTGTGTTCACAGATACCTCTAAAAGTTTTTGAGATAACTGATCAGTTACTTGAGACAAACGTTCAGAAAATTCACTGCTTTTCTCTGAAAGCTGTGATATACATTCACTAGTGATGTATGTCTGCAAGGCTTCTGTGTGTTGAGCGATCGCTGATTCATGAGCTTGCATTGCTGTGATCAAATCATCTTGGAGGTAAGTTGCAGTCTCAGAAAAAGCATTCTCTAATTCGGCTTCAATTTCCTGAGTTTTGTCTTGCAGTTTTGTGAAGGTTTCTTCAGTTGCTTGCCAAGCCTCTTGCTGTGCAGAGTTTACAGTTTCTAATGTAGTATCTAGCTCATCAAAACTTGCTTTGGTTTCATCAAACTCTTGTTCTATTTCTGATTGGGCAGAGGTAATTTTTTCTTGGAGTTGGTTTAAAGCTTGTCCAACTTCAGTTACTTCACTATTGATTTGTTCTCTAATGGCATTGAGTTGTCCCAGAAGTGCCTCTGCGCGTGAGTTTAGCTGTGTCCATTGAGTCTCAATTTGAGCAGCAGTAGAAGCAACTAATTGCTCTAGACTGTCGAGGCTTGCTTGGGACTGATCCACCTCCTCAACCATCATTGTGAGTTTTGTAGCAGTTTCGCTAGCAACAGCTTGAAAGTCAGCC
Above is a window of Nostoc sp. UHCC 0702 DNA encoding:
- a CDS encoding FHA domain-containing protein, whose protein sequence is MSVKINKLLKCVQDVQNFVATRNISIDQALKELGESLKAGKLIMQIVGQDLSQVQAFQKLLGLSDKLYDIYQLKIATFPQIPDPNAPLPTPNLVLQSSSNIQQPVQYELTATQTQIIGRNPSVAQLLLPDNLNLISGHHAEIQPLPEGGWQIRDLGSRNGTFINGNLQILQNWYTLKLGDQICLGSASQGLGSATLIFEKPSIEDIHPSYIDVQRLLNCNILCLIIPDEPLSETVQRFIQLAKDAQIAKLFVVVDKPGSIADDVFQETFMEIENSIKRQLQEFPFELIALLLQPFVPTSGATIITPHAQPEFEQFCDILEGLSKDKTEEILTKWATYKLNQQINYSESILIQQDAALKEKLQKDEEKFKELTQNNLKKQVEKVYKKVDSDRDLFFKQVKTELNQSKSGLLDEFRQSSLPYKIQQFTKQLQPTVSDQGGYRYIRLKVGSNATASKSANYVHATATELCHTELTRWAAAEWNRIGSEYAGGGLDSLFKKSYESLNFIPDLMLPDEGFSNSQTLSIQTLLDVSSVEPTADLRYKQVGFWGYMFKNLRGQIITIVGTITMLGSGFIGSNAKVILIPALIPITLAMVWLSHKQEKEAKVEEVAEKLQKETANYYQSYVKGLVDRLMQRIGGLLEFEERRFRETLENVKETYAAHIIELEKNQNQLKSQLEDLKRSGPNKVEKELAELRKLKQSI
- a CDS encoding FHA domain-containing protein, translating into MTHDPSLSYSACLILSAYSSQVANSSETKYFLSSTEEVLIGREVTCQIAVNSEQYPTVSRHHAKIQSFEDGSRMSWHIYDLNAANGTYVNGKRLQGYQILQPGDRVMLGKDGPEFLFECQVVSEPLLTTSEPNPAEVMTSESRDDLSVLELTPIDTSIIPQISSHPINITTQPVITVPDVTTQSSPRSLWDLVTDERIIVLSGHTDLIRGVAFSPDGKFVASGSADKTIKIWNIALCEESQTFSGYKLAVSAVAFSPDGKLLASGSADKTIKIWDLKSNEEVQTITGHNMGVSAIAFSSDNKFLASSSADKTIRIWDLKSTEVVHTLAGHKMGVNAVAFSPDVQLLASGSADRIVKLWKVESGEELLTLPTFRSSINALFFSPNGELLAISTDDKMIRIWNWRAEQELRVFSGYSWQIGSIAISSNGQMLACGSEDKMLKIWSI